A stretch of the Sphingosinithalassobacter tenebrarum genome encodes the following:
- a CDS encoding phage tail protein translates to MSDFVKTVAITVGQIAAAAGGYILGGPLGAAIASTLFSLGASALLRNSPSRQAQELRIKIGETPRKAIFGRAATAGDLADAFNYGGKSKTDWEVLVIDLADHECDAIEGYWLDDKYFAWPGNGTQPAVGEGQLWMWFLPGTESQTVPSILVDHGGWSADDRGRGLCRMVVAYKADSSDEKAPELPTRPTFLFVLRGAKLYDLRKDSTVAGGSGLHRWNDPSTWEWTDNAEICRDNYDRGIYACNRVDQPDQLLIGRGLAPEQIPADSVIAAANVCDEDVALAAGGSEKRYRASGVVSAAESFGEVEEAFAAAMGGVVIQPEGGIGVDPGMAKPVVAEITDDDLIVGTAREFEDYRGEADQQWVNTVAARYVEPDQKWADHGCPVRRVSADVTADAGQRLATPTLRFVTSGTQAQRVAEIIRRLGRLLKTGKIVLGPRFAHLEEGDWIGWTSARYLKGARVVFRIESYSLDQKWQNTLALREIAANVFIWSTADEIADGTTAEAQTPPDQYAAPESGSWALSATSEGEGGQSVPAAAFTGAVDDPYAAQIQFEVRVYDAGATEDENWERAVLAPVSTTVQMISGLAPLTDYEGAVSFRYGAGVASERLILGPVTMPANGETANLVINSYPVGAALSASDATADVSIGAHTRRYPDKDVSVDAGSITGLSFETGYYVGYEDAARAGGSVTYAAYATAADAGPSPAHPYRHFVGFIQTPVSGGGDVDGEPGAPPWWKIE, encoded by the coding sequence GTGAGCGATTTCGTAAAGACAGTCGCAATCACGGTCGGGCAGATCGCCGCCGCCGCCGGCGGATATATTCTGGGCGGGCCGCTGGGCGCGGCGATTGCCAGCACGCTGTTTTCGCTCGGCGCCAGCGCGCTGCTGCGCAATAGCCCGTCGCGGCAGGCACAGGAACTGCGAATCAAGATCGGCGAAACGCCGCGCAAGGCGATTTTCGGCCGCGCGGCGACCGCAGGCGACCTGGCCGATGCATTCAATTACGGTGGCAAGAGCAAGACGGACTGGGAAGTGCTGGTGATCGACCTGGCCGATCACGAGTGCGACGCGATCGAGGGATATTGGCTGGACGACAAATATTTCGCCTGGCCTGGAAACGGAACGCAACCGGCGGTCGGAGAGGGTCAGTTGTGGATGTGGTTCCTTCCTGGAACCGAGAGTCAGACGGTTCCTTCGATCCTGGTCGATCATGGTGGGTGGAGCGCCGACGATCGCGGTCGCGGGCTCTGCCGCATGGTGGTGGCGTACAAGGCGGACTCTTCAGACGAAAAGGCGCCGGAACTGCCGACGCGTCCGACATTCCTGTTCGTGCTTCGGGGTGCAAAACTGTACGATCTGCGCAAGGATTCGACGGTGGCCGGCGGCAGCGGACTGCATCGCTGGAATGATCCGTCGACGTGGGAATGGACCGACAATGCCGAAATCTGCCGCGATAACTACGATCGCGGCATTTACGCCTGCAATCGCGTGGATCAGCCGGATCAGCTGCTGATCGGGCGCGGCCTGGCACCGGAACAGATCCCGGCGGACAGCGTGATCGCGGCCGCCAATGTGTGCGACGAAGATGTGGCGCTGGCAGCGGGCGGCAGCGAAAAACGCTATCGCGCCAGCGGTGTGGTTTCCGCTGCGGAGAGTTTCGGCGAAGTCGAGGAAGCATTCGCCGCCGCAATGGGCGGTGTTGTCATACAGCCGGAAGGCGGAATCGGTGTCGATCCCGGCATGGCAAAACCGGTTGTGGCGGAAATAACCGACGATGATCTGATTGTCGGGACGGCGCGTGAATTCGAGGATTATCGCGGAGAGGCCGACCAGCAATGGGTGAATACGGTCGCTGCGCGCTATGTCGAACCGGATCAGAAATGGGCCGATCACGGCTGTCCCGTTCGCCGTGTGAGCGCGGACGTGACAGCCGATGCCGGGCAGCGGCTGGCGACACCGACGCTTCGTTTCGTGACCTCGGGAACGCAGGCGCAGCGTGTCGCCGAAATAATCAGAAGGCTTGGCCGGCTTCTGAAGACCGGGAAAATCGTGCTCGGGCCGCGTTTCGCGCATCTCGAGGAAGGCGACTGGATCGGCTGGACATCGGCGCGATATCTGAAGGGCGCGCGTGTGGTTTTCCGCATCGAAAGCTATTCGCTCGATCAGAAATGGCAGAATACGCTGGCGCTGCGCGAGATCGCGGCGAACGTATTCATCTGGTCGACGGCGGACGAAATCGCGGACGGCACCACGGCGGAAGCGCAGACGCCGCCGGATCAATATGCCGCGCCGGAGAGCGGGAGCTGGGCGCTGAGCGCGACCAGCGAGGGCGAGGGCGGGCAATCCGTGCCTGCGGCTGCGTTCACCGGCGCGGTGGACGATCCCTATGCGGCGCAGATCCAGTTCGAGGTTCGCGTTTACGATGCGGGCGCGACGGAGGACGAGAATTGGGAGCGCGCGGTGCTGGCGCCGGTTTCGACGACGGTGCAGATGATTTCCGGGCTGGCGCCGCTGACCGATTACGAAGGGGCGGTTTCGTTTCGCTATGGCGCGGGTGTGGCGAGCGAGCGGCTTATCCTGGGGCCGGTGACGATGCCGGCGAACGGCGAAACGGCAAATCTGGTCATCAACAGCTATCCGGTGGGCGCGGCGTTGAGCGCCAGCGACGCGACGGCGGATGTTTCGATCGGGGCGCATACCCGGCGTTATCCCGACAAGGACGTTTCTGTTGATGCCGGGTCGATCACGGGACTGAGCTTCGAAACCGGTTATTATGTCGGGTATGAGGACGCGGCACGCGCCGGGGGCAGCGTGACTTATGCCGCCTATGCCACCGCCGCCGATGCCGGGCCATCGCCCGCGCACCCCTATCGCCATTTCGTCGGATTCATTCAGACGCCCGTATCGGGCGGCGGCGATGTCGACGGGGAACCCGGCGCGCCGCCCTGGTGGAAGATCGAATAG
- a CDS encoding SGNH/GDSL hydrolase family protein: MARVPSKLVPGGAFKVVDADQVGETSDAKVMTAAERSDVAALPDSSSQNLWDDALFVALKAKYPTAATTMYLDNPSVSRAFVYGGTPEVSWDDTLSAFGNSAVKTEAGNTIDITAQLSDLALEVGKAHAISVQLWVESGTTVSVYAQSRTSSSPQTSTATTAVVGNDAAQEISLGALTPNGSTDRLLIRTTRSAGSGAFAVCAAGVFSGTLARPITEDSCSKSSARALALDVADHETRLDAAEPAIAENTASSALANMRLNAWAAGDITQVEDSYLDRSGAAQSASSYRYATAPIPDGATRVRIGTDFHGALSSVQLISWYSDTGASSYLSRVDGEAGANYRDEVFEIPASARSIGVDGYNTHDIEIEFLTDAPLSTAADVAEIRDGISSMVTQTPKIAADGYYIAAGGDIQTVGASDRYAFFDIGGGETFTVSTDIGPAEGYYAIHYYDAAGDQISAAAQGVNGSVTQTDPNTIYTTPTNTTRVGISGRTSAPIIFNKKAIGRILVAQNGFSGLHLATFGDSITGQGRWQPKVIEALEFGTHTNCGVGGSTVGTGGVSSFDPMVQDSRINAIPTGADVILFMGGTNDMGQSEPLGSITPIAATSFDTSTYYGALETVATKLLARFSSGQLIVWMTPPLGRWDARTSWVDPYTNAEGLRIEDYCAALTAVAYKYGFPVIDLRGRLGWNTLNLDDYLDAEGNVLHPSEAVGGPRMGALIPDELINLARTAALI; encoded by the coding sequence ATGGCGCGTGTTCCCAGCAAGCTGGTGCCCGGCGGGGCGTTCAAGGTGGTCGATGCCGATCAGGTGGGGGAGACATCCGACGCCAAAGTAATGACGGCTGCGGAGCGCAGCGATGTAGCCGCGCTGCCGGACAGCAGCTCTCAAAATCTATGGGATGATGCGCTTTTCGTGGCGCTCAAGGCAAAATATCCGACCGCCGCGACCACGATGTACCTGGATAACCCCAGCGTATCGCGCGCATTTGTGTACGGCGGGACGCCAGAGGTATCGTGGGATGACACCCTTTCCGCCTTTGGTAATTCGGCGGTCAAGACTGAAGCCGGCAACACTATAGATATCACCGCACAGCTTTCGGATCTTGCGCTGGAAGTCGGAAAGGCACATGCCATATCGGTGCAGTTGTGGGTCGAGTCTGGCACGACCGTAAGTGTCTATGCGCAATCGCGCACATCGTCATCTCCGCAGACGAGCACTGCCACCACCGCCGTTGTGGGAAATGACGCCGCCCAGGAAATAAGCCTCGGGGCGCTGACCCCCAATGGCAGCACTGACCGGCTGCTGATCCGCACCACCCGGAGCGCCGGCAGCGGTGCGTTTGCGGTTTGCGCAGCAGGGGTGTTCTCCGGCACGCTGGCGCGACCGATCACTGAGGACAGTTGCTCGAAATCATCGGCGCGCGCGCTGGCGCTCGACGTCGCCGATCATGAAACGCGGCTGGACGCGGCAGAGCCTGCGATCGCGGAAAATACCGCATCATCGGCCCTCGCGAACATGCGGCTTAACGCATGGGCTGCCGGAGATATTACGCAGGTAGAAGACAGTTACCTCGACAGGTCCGGCGCTGCGCAGAGCGCGTCAAGCTATCGCTATGCCACCGCTCCGATCCCGGACGGTGCTACGCGTGTTCGCATCGGCACTGATTTCCACGGCGCCTTGTCGTCGGTCCAGCTGATCAGCTGGTATTCGGACACCGGGGCATCAAGCTATCTTTCCCGCGTCGATGGCGAGGCCGGGGCGAATTACAGGGATGAGGTTTTCGAAATCCCGGCCAGTGCCCGGTCCATTGGTGTGGACGGGTATAACACCCATGACATTGAAATCGAGTTCCTGACCGACGCGCCACTTTCGACGGCCGCCGATGTTGCCGAAATCCGGGACGGGATTTCGAGCATGGTTACACAGACCCCTAAGATTGCCGCAGATGGCTATTACATCGCGGCAGGCGGTGACATTCAGACCGTCGGCGCATCCGACCGATATGCCTTTTTCGACATCGGTGGCGGTGAGACTTTTACAGTTTCGACCGATATCGGCCCTGCAGAGGGCTATTACGCCATCCACTATTATGACGCGGCCGGAGACCAGATCAGCGCCGCCGCGCAGGGCGTAAACGGCTCTGTGACGCAGACCGATCCTAACACCATCTATACAACGCCGACGAACACCACGCGCGTTGGCATTTCCGGCAGGACCAGCGCCCCGATCATTTTTAACAAAAAGGCAATCGGCAGGATACTCGTTGCGCAGAACGGTTTTTCCGGGCTGCATCTCGCTACATTCGGAGACAGCATCACGGGGCAGGGCCGGTGGCAACCCAAGGTCATTGAGGCATTGGAGTTTGGGACGCACACAAATTGCGGGGTCGGCGGCTCTACCGTTGGCACTGGCGGCGTTTCGTCGTTCGATCCAATGGTGCAGGATTCGCGCATAAACGCGATCCCGACTGGCGCTGATGTTATTCTTTTCATGGGTGGAACCAACGACATGGGGCAGTCGGAGCCGCTTGGCTCTATAACCCCCATTGCGGCCACAAGTTTTGACACTAGTACCTACTACGGCGCTCTGGAAACTGTTGCCACAAAGCTGCTCGCACGCTTCAGCTCGGGCCAATTGATTGTGTGGATGACCCCGCCACTTGGCCGCTGGGATGCCCGCACGAGCTGGGTTGATCCTTATACCAACGCCGAAGGTCTGCGGATCGAGGATTATTGCGCAGCCCTGACCGCAGTGGCCTATAAATACGGGTTCCCGGTGATCGACCTGCGTGGGCGCTTGGGGTGGAACACTCTGAATCTCGACGATTACCTCGACGCTGAGGGCAACGTCCTGCACCCCTCCGAGGCGGTCGGTGGGCCGCGCATGGGGGCACTCATTCCCGACGAACTAATAAACCTGGCGCGCACCGCTGCGCTGATTTGA